TGAGGGCAGATTAATGGTGAAACCGTCTTTTTACGCATGGACGACCGGGCCCCTTTGGATGATTTGATTGTTTACAATCCGAACGCGCGGCGGAAAGAACAACTGCCGTCCGTCTCTCGAATAGATCAGGACGAAGGCATGAGTCACACGCGGCGCCGGATCGAGCTCGATTTATATTTTTTTACGGGTAAAAACCTTCAGGCGGGAAAAATAGGAGGAGGACGGATGTAGAATGAGAATACGGAAAGATGCCCCAAAACCGGTTCCGCATAGACGGCCGGCCTCTCAAAAGAAGGCTCTCTCGCCCCGTCCGAAACCCGCAGCTCGGCCGAATGGACGAACGTTGCAGCCGAGCACATCCAGTGACAGAAAAGGGTCGAGTGCTGTTTGGCATGGCCGGCATGATGCATTCGATGAACGTCCTGCTTGCCCGCCCCGACCGCCATAAAACCGGACAGGAACAGGTAGACCATCGCCAGAACCAGGGCCGTCCGTTTGATCTGTGTCTTTTGTGTCATCATGGTTGTTATTTATGATTCATATAATCCTTTTTTAGGCGGCGGTCAAGTTTTTTCTTAAAGGCTCCCACGGCAATGTCGGCTGCAACAGGTCGGTTAAAAATAGTATTGAAACGAGGCTCGGAGAGTGCGCGGCACGCCGGGATGGACGACAAAGTCCGGCCGGGCATTCGTTTCACCCTGCAGCCGGGATACATAATAATACTCAATGTCGTTCCACTTCACATCGAACAGGTTGAAGATGTCCAGTGCGACCCGCCACTGCTTGGGTTGCTGGTAACCCAACAGGACGTCGAAGGTCGTATAGGCCGGGGATTTCTCGCTGTTGTCCTCGACCAGCGGCGATTCCCCGAAGTGCCGCGCGTGGAGGGCGCCGAACCACCCCGAAGGCAGCTGCGCGGTCAGACCGGCGTCGACGACGTTGGTCGGGCTGTTGGGGATATACCGTCCCGTAATAGCGGGAGCCGTCGCGCAGGGGTGGGTCGGATCGGCGTCTCCGCACCCCAGATCGTCCGGAGACACGTTATGATCGAAACGTCCCTGGGTAAAGGCGGCATTCAGGTCGGCGTAAAGCCAGTCGGTCAAATGAACCTTGTTTCCCCATTCAACGCCGGTGCGGGTCGTGGCCCCGCTGGGCTCGGTGGCGCCGGCGTCGCCGCTGAAGACCAGCTCCGATCTTAATTTCAGCAGGAACACGTCGACCGACGTCTCCCACCTCGGCACCAGCGTGCTCCGCAGCCCCACCTCGCCGCTGGTCGCGCGGGTGAGCGGCGAAACGGGCGGGGCGTCCGGATTTTCTCCGCTTCGCGTGACGCCACGGGCGTCGTTGCTGTGATACCCGTCCGCGATATCGATGAAATACGCGGTTCGGGCCCAGGGACCCAGGACGATTCCCAGCTTGGGGCTGAAGATGCTTTTCTTGACGGTGCCGGTATTGCAGCCCAACGGGTCGCTGTTGATATCGCACGTGTCGTTGCCGTTGAGCATTTTGTCCCTGACGTTGAACGTGAAGGCATCCTCGCGCAGGCCGAGGATCGTGCGCACGGCCGGGTGCCATTGCGTGTTGTTCTCGTAGTAGACGGCGCCGTTCGATTCCATCACGCCGGCGTCTTGCGTCGTGCTCAGGAACTGACGTTGAACGGTGTGATCGATGCCCACGTCCCCGATATCATCGACGCGGGCCTGCACGCCGATCAGATTGGACATCGGCAGACCGGCCGGGTCGGTGTACCAGGTCTTTGA
This DNA window, taken from Nitrospiria bacterium, encodes the following:
- a CDS encoding TonB-dependent receptor gives rise to the protein MLRMLRTAAMHYCSVCEFLYPRFVMVIFVAAVGTVMAPAPGTEGVNTAFADDDTGKVKTLETVDVTATGVSTLDAASSGDVGHQELENQPLLRPGALLENVPGLIVTQHSGEGKANQYFLRAFNLDHGTDLATEVDDMPINMPTHAHGQGYTDLNFLIPEVVGDLHYKKGPYYADEGDFATAGTVRMGLLNKVDTTATLGYGQDGYRRALLMGSPEVGAGTLLYAGEVYHNDGPFVNPDDYNKLNGLLRYHQGTNRDFFTITAMAYTGQWNSTDQVPEHAVDEGLIGRFGTLAPTDGGETTRESLSFNRVKRTDADESQFSAYLIRYKLNLWSTFTYDLSDPVNGDQMLQHDDRVVYGFKGSKTWYTDPAGLPMSNLIGVQARVDDIGDVGIDHTVQRQFLSTTQDAGVMESNGAVYYENNTQWHPAVRTILGLREDAFTFNVRDKMLNGNDTCDINSDPLGCNTGTVKKSIFSPKLGIVLGPWARTAYFIDIADGYHSNDARGVTRSGENPDAPPVSPLTRATSGEVGLRSTLVPRWETSVDVFLLKLRSELVFSGDAGATEPSGATTRTGVEWGNKVHLTDWLYADLNAAFTQGRFDHNVSPDDLGCGDADPTHPCATAPAITGRYIPNSPTNVVDAGLTAQLPSGWFGALHARHFGESPLVEDNSEKSPAYTTFDVLLGYQQPKQWRVALDIFNLFDVKWNDIEYYYVSRLQGETNARPDFVVHPGVPRTLRASFQYYF